GACACCTTTAAGCTCGGTGAGATGGGAAGGCACCTCGGCGGCGGGAAGGATCGCGAATTCCAGGCTCTCGCGCTTGGCGCGGTTGAGCGCAGCGCGCCAGTCCTTTCCGGCCTTGCCTTCGGTCGTGAAGGCCTCGAGGTCCACATGCGCCTCCTCGCCGAGCTTCACGAGCGACAGGCCGCCATCAAGGTAGAGAGGCAGATGGGTGGGGCTGACCTGATAGAACACGGGCCATCCCGCATGCCGGTCGACCTCCTCCAGGAACTGCCACATGAGGTCGGCGGCATGCTCGGGCTTTCCGATCGGATCGCCCATGGCGATCCAGCTCTTGCCGCGCACAGCATACATCAGGAAGGCCTCGCCGGATTCATGGAAGAGGAATCGCTTGTCCTCCAGGAGGGCGAGATGCGCATCGGCCCGCTCCGCATGGGCCAGAGCGGGCGTGATGACATTTGCCGTGACCGGATCGACCCGGCATATGCCGGGCTGCCGGTGGATCATGGCATAGAGCGACAGGGCTGCTCCGATGATGATGGCGCCGAGGCTGCTGCGCAGGAAACGGGACGCATCGTCGTGCCAGTTGAACTGCCACCACAGATCATGGCTGTAATCCACGTCGTGAAACGCCGTGAAGCCGAGCCAGAGACTGCAGCCGACGATGAGGGCGATCGCCACCAGCCAGCGCGGTTCCAGCGGTTCCGCGAAGATGCCGGCCTTGCGGTAGAAGGCGGAGCGGTGCGTCAAGAGGAGGGCGAGAACGGCGCAGAGGACAAGCGCCTCCTCCCAGTCGAAGCCCTTGGCCAGCGACACCACGATTCCGGCGCCGATCAGGACGACGGACAGGGTCCAGGCGCTCGACAGACGGCGCATCAGGCCGCGCGACAGGATGAGGAGCATGACGCCCACCACGCTGCCGACGAGATGCGAGACTTCCGCGAAGGGGAGGGGCACGAGAAGCCGTAGGGCACGCACGCGTGAGTAATCGTTGGGGAGCGCCCCGGAGGTGAGCAGCACGAGACCGCCGATGAACGTGAGGGTGGCGAGCGCCGCGGGCACGAAGGGCAGGACGAACCGCCTCACGCGCCGCGCGGCCTGCGAGAAAGGCGCGTCCGAGCGCCTGATCTCGTGCACGGCGAACAGCGCGATGGCGAGCAGGAACGGGATCAGCGTGTAGGTCAGGCGCCAGACGAGGATGGCGGACACCAGCCCGGCCGTCGGCGCCTGCGGGAAGGCGAGCAGGATCGCCGCCTCGAACGCACCGAGCCCGGCCGGGACGTGACTGACGACGGCGAGCAGGATCGCGCCGGCGAAGACAGCGGCGAAGATCGGGAAGCCGATCCCGACGTCGCCGGGAAGGAGCACCCACAGGGCCGCAGCGGCCGCGCAGATGTCGGTAAGGCCGAGAGCGATCTGAACGAGAGCCGACGATCCGCCCGGAAGGCGGATCCGGATATCGCCCCGACCGATCTCGCGGCCGCCCTTGCGGCTCCATGCCCAGTAGGCGGCAAGGACCGCCAGCAGGGCTGCGCCGAGGCCCTGGTTGAGTCCGGCGGGCAGATAATCCAACGCGGCCAGAGCCTGCGGCTCGGAGGCGGCGCTAAGGCCGATGACGCCCGCCATGCCGACCCAGAGAGTCATGGCGGCTACGGCGGTGAGCTTCGCGACCTCGGCCAAGGTCAGGCCGGCGCCGCCATAGATCCGCCAGCGCACGGCTCCCGCCGTCACCAGGGGGAAGCCGAGAGTATGGCCGATGGCGTAGCTGGTGAAGGACCCGAGCGCGATGGTCTTCAACGGCACCGGCTTGGCCGTTGCCGCGCGAACGCCGAAGAGGTCGTAGCCCACCAGGGCGATATAGCTGATGGCCGCGCAAAGGAGCGACAGACCGATGAGAGGCGAGGGCGTGCCGAGGGCGCTTGCGGCGACAGCCGAGACATCGAGGCCGGACAGGAGCTTGAAGAGAAGGGCGGATAAGCCGGCGCATCCCGCGAGAGCGGCGACGGGTGTGCCCCATCGCAGAAGCGCGTGTCGGCGGGGCGAAGAAGGAACCGCAACAAGGCTGGGGGAAATAGGCGCCTGCTGAGCTTCGGCGGCAGGGCTCGCATGGTCGGCCCGAAGAGCGTTGGTGGGCATGGAAGATCTCGTCTGATGGTCTGAGGGCGCCTGTCATTCCGGCGCCCGGATGCCTCGGCGAGGCATGGACAGGGAATGTGCGGTGGCGGCACATGGCGACGCTGGCGCACGCGAGGATGCGGCGCGGCGATGGCTCAGACGAGAGGTGGGCCGGTGGGCGGGGCGGCGCAGGGCCGATGAGACGGCGGTGCGTTGGGATAGGCGACGCGCCCCATCCTGATCAGCCGGGCCTGATCGAGAATGATCACCGGCGCAGCGGTGGGCAGGATGTAACCCGTATCGTGGTCGCTGTCGCCGCCGCTGACCGGCGCATGGAGGCTCGCCGCGACATCGTCGAGCGGAGCGATGACGTCGCCGGTCAGGTTCAATATGCGTTCGACGGCACCGTTCCGATCCCTGTCCTCGAAGAAGCACGGCTCAGCCTGAGCCGTTCCTGCGATCAGCAGGAGCGCCAGCAGGGGCTGAACGAGCGCCAATAGGATGCGGTGAACGGGCACGGAGAATCGCCTCAACTCGACGCGAGTATTTCACACGAAAGCTGAATGGTTGCTGATCGGCGCAAATACGACACGAGGGCATTCTTCAAAAAGAAAGCGCCCGCTTTGCAGGGGGCGCTCTAAGGTCCGACCCGTAGGGGCAAATAAGAGGCCGGTAGTCCTATCTATTTAAAGAGTATTTTGTCTAAATTGTGACGCCCGGTGACCCAAATGGGGCATGTCAATAGAGTTTATGCTATGCGCAGGCGGCTGGATAATTCATTCCCAAACGATTTGGCTTGATCGGTTGCTGTATATGTTCTATGCGGTATCCACCGTAGGGGCAAATACGGTTCAAAGGGTCGCGAACACGGTCGGTAAGGCCGGATGCGGCCCTTTTTATTTGTATCTTACTTTGCTTTTTTTGCTAAAGGCCGCCGCTTTTGGGAATGTGGTCCGTCACTTGGACCTGCTGCGAACTTCCTGCAGCCTTTCGACCATGGCCTTGATGTCCTCGACGGCCTTCGAGCCCCGGATGCCGATCACGCCACGGTCGACGGTCCGCCCGTTCTCGTCCTTCCGTCCGTTGAAGAACACATCCCGCTCCTGCTTGGACATCTTCAGGACGGTGCGAGCCTCCGTTTCGATCCGCCATTCCTCAGACCACGTGCTGACGGTTTGGCCGGTGAGTTCGGAGGTGACTTCGGTATCGCGGGAATAGGTCATGGCGGCCGTTATGGCATGCAGCCATGAACAAAGGCTTTCGGTGCCGCGGCAGGCTCACTCCGCCAGGCGGGATAGAACCTGATGGGCCGCCTGCACCCGAGCCTCGTTGGGATAGGCTTTATTGGCGAGCATGACGATGCCGATCTTCCTGCCCGGCACGAATGCAACATAAGCGCCAAATCCGAGGGTTGATCCGGTCTTGTTGACGATCACATCGTCGCGCGGCGCCAGGGGCGGGTCGATCAGGGTAGCCGGATGAGCCTTTTGGTTCATTGTGTTGCCGGCAATGAAGGTGTCGAGCGCAACCGGATAGGGATATTGCTCCCAGATGAGATCCTGAGTCAGTTCGCCAGAGCGGAAGTAGCCGATCCTTGTCGCGTGGAGGGATTTTGCGATCCGTTCAGGGACCGTGCCGATCCCCATATTCACCTCGAGGAAGCGGATCATGTCGACGGCGTTCGACTTCACGCCATAAGCTTCGTCCGCGAGCAGTGCCCCGGAGACACGCACGGGCTTGCCGTCGCGGCTGTAGCCCCAGGCGTAGGATTTCATTTCCGCCGCAGGGACGTCGATATAGGTCCGTCGCATCCCGAGATCGTCGAACAGGCCTTCGGCCAGGGACGTGAAGCTCGCATCCATGGCCCGGGCGGTGACGATGCCGAGCAGGCCAATGCTCGGATTGGCATAGCTGCGCCGGGTGCCGGGAGCGGATGCGGGTTTCCACGCGCGGTAATAGGCGATGAGCTGCCCGCGATCCTTCACGTTGCCAGGCAGCTGGAGCGGGAAGCCGCCGGCCGTGTGCGTCGCGAGATCCAGGAGCCGCACCTTGTCGAAGGCGCTGCCCTTCAGCTCCGGCATGTGCCGGCTGACGCTATCGGTCAACTTCAGCCTGCCTTGCACTTCGGCAAAGGTCGCCAGTGTGGCCGTGAATGTCTTGCTGATCGAACCTAGTTCGAAGAGCGTGTCGCGGGTGACGGGTAGCTGAGGATCCTTCGATGCCAAGCCATACGCGATGAAATGGCGCTGTCCGTCGACGGTCACGGCGACAGCCATTCCTGGTAGGCCGAATTGCGCGATGATCGGCTTCACCGCTTCATCGATGATCTGCCGGACCTGCGCATTCTGGAAGGGCCCTGCCGCGAGAGCGGGGGACAGAGCACAGAAGGTGGATGCCATGAGGATGACCGCACGGCGCGCACGACGTAGTGGCTGCAAGAGGGTGGCCTTCCAGGGCTGACATGAAACTGTCGGGCGACACTTCATACGCCCGGGCAGGCGTGGGGGTATCGCCTCATGGGATGCGCTCGGGCATCGGTTGCGCATAAGTCGCGGAGCATCGGGGCGTGGTCTCGTCAACAAGGCTTCGCCTGTCACATCCTCTTCAGGATGTGCTCGGACGCACCGCATTTCCGAGGCCGGCGGCCTAGCCTGACCTGTCAATCGACAGTGGGGAGATAGCATCATCCGAGCCAGGACTCCAACCGCGTTTCATCATAGCAACTGGCTTCTGGGAGCGCTGGAGCCTGAAGATCTGGCGTACCTCGAGCCTCATCTTGAAATCGTGATCCTGCCAAAAGACACCGTTCTCTACAAAGCCGGGGATCTCATCAGCTACACCTATTTTCCGCATGACGCCATCGTGGGGCTGATCAATGTCATGGAAGAGGGGCAATACGTCGAGGTGGCGTCCATCGGGCGGGAAGGAATGTTCGGCCTGATCAGCGCTCTTGTCTCCCGCGAGTCCTTCGGGCGCTACAAGGTGCAGGTTCCCGGGTCCGCTTCCCGGATCACCATCGAGTGGATGCAGGAGGCCATCCGGGTCCGGCCGAAGTTGCGCCGGCTGCTTCTGAGTTACACCGAGGTTCTGCTGGCGCAGACGTTCCAGGCGGTCTCCTGCAATGCCGTTCATACGGTTGAAGAGCGCTGCTGCAACTGGATCCTGAACGCACGCGACCGGATCGATGAGGATGTCCTCCCCCTGACCCATGCCGATCTGGCGGAGTTGCTGGGTGTCCAGCGCTCCACCATCAGTACGGTCCTGCGCGCGTTCCAGAGGCAGGGCCTCATCGCGCAGCAGCGCGGCGGCATCGTCATTGCTGATCGATCAGGTCTCGAAGGCATTTCTTGCGAATGCTATGACAGGACAAGACGGGTTTACCGGCGCCTGCTGCCACGTTCCTATCCTCCGGCCCAATCGTCGTAGAGAATTCAGGTGGAAATTCCTTTTTCTGCCCTGAAACCGCCCTGCGGATGAGGCGTCATGTCTGCCGGAAGGAGATTGACGTGGCCCGATACTATTTCGACGTCCACGATGGAGCGCAGCTTGTCCGTGACGAGGACGGCTCCGAGTTCGAGAACGACGATGCGGCCGTGCAGGCGGCGGCGCGGTCGGCGACAGAGATCGGCCAGGGCCGTGTGGCCAAGGGCGACTTCAGGGAGGTCGTCATCGAGGTGCGCAAGGCCCGCAGCCGGAATATCTGTACCGTGACGGCATCGATGAAGATCGAATGGCGCTCGAAGTCATAGCAGGATCTTGGTTCCCTATTCACAGTCGCGCGAGCGGCCCATCGATGATGACGTGGGGACACAGGCGCGAGCATTGTTCGATGCGCCCTTCCACCTTATAGATATTTTGAAGCAGGGTTGGAGTGATTACCCTGTCCACCGGTCCGCAGCTCACCATGGTGCCGGCATCGATCACCATCACCCGATCCGCCACGCGCAGAACCTGGTTAAGGTCATGGATGGCAAGGATCACGCAGATGCCGCGATCCCTGGCGAGGGAGCGGATCAGAGCCAGCACTTCCACCTGCCGATGCAGATCGAGCGCACTCGTCGGCTCGTCGAGAAGGAGGACCCTCGGATCGCGGACAAGCACCTGGGCGAGCGAGACCAATTGCCGTTGCCCGCCGCTGAGTTCGTGCAGGCCCTTGAAGGCAATGGGCTCGATCTGCAGGCCGTGGAGAACGCGGTCGACCTCTTCGAGATCTGAATCGGTCACCTTTCGGCCCGCGCCCTGCTTGCGGGCGAGGAGCACGGATTCATAGACGGTCAGCACCGTATTCACCGACGTGTCCTGCGGCATGTAACAGACTTGGCCCGGCCCGGGCAGGGAGCCCGCGCCGTCGATCCGGATGCTTCCGGGGCCGTCGAGCAGACCCGCGATGCGCCGGAAGAGGCTCGACTTGCCGGCGGCATTCGGTCCGATCACGGCGGTGACCTCGCCGCCCTTCAGCGCCGGTGTGGTGACGCCGGCGAGCACCTCCTGTTTGCCGTAGCGGACGCCGACATCGGTGAGTTGCAGACTCGCTACCATGAGCGCCTCCGGCTGGACATGATCAGGCTGAAGAGGAACGGCACGCCCACGAGGGCCGTAATGATGCCGATGGGAAAAATCGTTCCCGGCACGATGGATTTGCTGATGACGGATGTCAGCGAGAGGATCGCCGCGCCGGAGAGAACCGACGCCGGCAGAAAGTAGCGCTGGTCCTCGCCCACGAGCATGCGGGCGATGTGCGGTCCCACCAATCCGATGAAGCCGATGGTGCCCACGAAGGCGACGGGCACGGCGGCGAGTAGGCTGATGATCATCATCGTCTCGAGACGCAGACGTCGCACGTTGACGCCGAAGCTCGCGGCCTTGTCGTCGCCGAGCCGAAGCGCGGTGAGTGCCCAGGCGCGGCGGATGAACAGGGGCAGGGAAACGGCGAGCACGGCCGTGGCGATCGCAAGCTTCGGCCATGTGGCGCGGGTCAGGCTGCCCATCGTCCAGAACACTACGGCGGCGAGCGCCTGCTCGGACGCGAGATATTGCACCAGCGCGAGAAGCGCATTGAAGGTGAATACGAGGGTTATGCCGAGAAGCACGATGGTCTCGACGGTGACGCCGCGCTTCTGGCTCATGAAATGGATGAAGAGCGCCGCTGCCATGGCCATGAGCAGGGCGTTGATCGACACCACGTAATCGATGGCCCAGGGCAGGATGCCGACACCGAAGACGAGCGCGATCGAGGCGCCGAAGCTCGCGGCTGCCGAGATACCGAGCGTGAAGGGGCTCGCGAGCGGGTTGTTGAGGATCGTCTGCATCTGCGCGCCAGCGGCCGACAGCGCCGCGCCGACAACGACGGCCATGAGCGCCACCGGCATGCGGATGTCCCAGATCACCACGCTGATCTGCAGCGAAACCTCGGGCGAGCCCGTGAGCGCCAGCACGACCTCGCGCATGGTGTAACGGGCAGGTCCTAGACCAAGGTCCGCGATGACGGAGAGAACCAGAACGAGGCCGAGAGCAAGAAGCACGAGCTTCTTGCGCTGCACGAGGACGCGGTAGGCTCCGCGTCCTTTCGGCATGGCGATGGCGGGCGAGTGAGCCAAGAGCTTACTCCTTGTCCGCGAGCGAGACCCAGTAGCCGGTCTTGTACGGAACGGGCAGGAAGCGCTCGTAGAGCGTCTTCATGGTCGCTTCGGGATCGACATCCCTGAACAGGTCCGGATGCAGCCACTTGGCCATCGCCTGGATGGCGATGAACTGATAAGGGCTGTTGTAGAACTGGTGCCAGATGGCATGAACCTGATGGTCGCGCACGGCCTTCACCCCCGTATAGGCGGGACGCTTCATCAGGGCGGCGAGCTTGTCGCGCGCCTTAGCCTTGTCGGCGCCGGAGCCCACGCCGACCCAGGCGCCGCCCGGGACATAGAGTTCCCAATTCGAACCGGTGACGATCACCTGATCCGGGTTGGCCGCGATGATCTGTTCCGGATTGACCACGCCGAAGGTGCCGGGGATGATCTTGGCCGCGAGGTTCTGGCCGCCTGCGACTTCCACGAACTTGCCGAAGTTCTCGTTGCCGAAGGACATGCAGCAATCGTCGGAATAGCCGGCCGCACGCTCGACCATCACCACCGGCCTCGGCGGATTGGCCTTCGCGAGGCGCTCGGTCACGAGATCGATCTGGGCCTTTCGGAACGCGATGAACTCTTCCGCCCGCGTTTCCTTGCCGAACAGCTTGCCGATGATCCGCATGCTCGCATCGGTATTCTCGAACGGCTTCTCGCGGAAATCGACAAAGACCACCGGTATGTCGATCCGGGCGAGCTTCTCGATGAGCTTGGCGTCGTCGGTCGCGGTCTTCGCCTCGATGTTGAGGAGGATCACGTCGGGCTTGAGTGAGACGGCCTGCTCCACGTCGAAAGTGCCTTCCTTGAAGCCGCCGAAGGTCGGGATTTTATCGATCTGCGGATATTTGGCGAGGTAGTCCTTGTAGCCGTCGAGATCCGCCTTCTGCAGGTCGTCGCGCCAGCCGACCACGCGCTTGAAGGGATGGTCGGTGTCGAGGGTCGCGACGAAGTACATCTGGCGCCCCTCGCCGAGGATGACCTTTTCCACCGGCGCGTTGACCTGAACCTGACGGCCCGCGATGTCTGTTACCGTGATCTTGTCGGCGGCATGGGATGGAACGGGCAGGAACCCGACGAGTGCCAGGACGGCACCGAGAGCCAGTTGGGAGAATTGCATGACGCGCCTCGGTTCAAGGGAAAAACAAGCGGTTTCTATGGCGATGCTATCCAACGGGCAAGAAATATCTTTTAGAATTACTTCAATTAAAATGTAATCCTGTCAGTTTAAAACAATTCTATTCTACAGTTTAAAGTCATTATAAATTGACGTATTTGTATTTTAGCCATAAAGGGCGTCGAAATTAGCTATATCCGTGAGCCTTCGATGAACGCGAACTACACCCTCCGCGACGAGATCCGTGACTACTGGTCCCTGCGCGCTCCGACCTTCGACCAGCAAGTTGGGCACGAGATCTTCACGGAGGCGGAACGGCAGGCATGGCGCGATCTGTTCCTGCGTCATCTCGGCCCCGGTGCGGGCCGCAAGGCGCTCGATCTCGCCAGCGGCACGGGCGTGATCTCCCATCTGCTGCACGGCTTAGATTTCGACGTTACGGGCCTCGACTGGTCCGAGCCGATGCTGAACCAGGCGCGGGCCAAGGCCGCCCGGAACGGGGCCGACATTCGCTTCATCATAGGCGATGCCGAACGAACCTTGGAAAAGCCGGAGAGCTACGACGTGCTTGTCACCCGCCACCTCGTCTGGACGCTCATCGACCCGAGAGCGGCCTTCCGGGAATGGCATTCGCTTCTCAAACCGGGCGGGCGTCTTCTCATCGTGGATGGCGATTTCGTCTCCGACACGCTCGTCAAGCGGATGATCCGGTTCGTCGAGAAGCACGTGCCGCGCCTCACAGGCCGCGCCCATGCGCCCAATGCCCTGCGCGAGACCCATGAGCACATCCTGAGCCGGGTCTACTTCTCCCAGGGCGCGCGCGCTCAGGAGGTTGCCACGCTGCTGCAGGAAGCGGGCTTCGCGCAAACGATCATCGACCGGGATCTCAAGCAGATCCATCGCCAGCAGGCGAAGAACCTGCCGTTTCTGAAAGGGCTCGAGCGCGCGACGCAGCATCGCTATGCTGTACTCGCCGTGAAGGCCTCCACCTGAAAAGTCATGGCCGGATGCGCCGGATCATGCTCTCCTGATGCAATCCGTGCAGCGGGAGAAGGCTCATGAGACGAAGGTCGATCAAGCTTCTTGTTGTATGCCTCGCCCTGACGGGATCGATCCCGTTCGAGGTGCGGTCGCAGCAGCGTCCCGATGTAGAGGTCGCGACGCCGGAAGGCCTGCTTGCCATCGGCAAATGGATGCTGACCGCGCAAGGAGTGCCGTCCGATTGGCTCGGTGAGATCTACGAGGGCAAGAACCTGCGCGAGCCGATCAACGTCATCATCGTGGATCAGGGTGCCTCATCGGCCGGCGATGCGAAGGAAAGGCTGCTGGCCGCTGCCGCCCGCGCCGGCTATCCGATCCGCTTCGGCCATTCGACAGGCTACCAGGGGTCCATCGCCGGGCGGCTTTACGCGCAGCTCCCGCAGGGCCGGGACGATGCGTTCTCCAACGATGTCTTCGAGGTCAACAACAATCATGGTCGCGTCTTCGGCCCGCATGAATTCGAGCAGGGTTACCTTTTCATCGCAGCCTTCAGCCGCGAGGAGGTCGATCCGTTCCGGGATCCCGGACATCGCTATGGCTCGTTCAACAGGGCGCGGGACGACTTCACGCAGCGCCTCGACCGCAGCACCGATTTCCGGGTGAGCCGGTTCGTCGATCTCGGCAACGCGCTGATCGGCGACCCGAAGCTCACGACCGGGGATCACGATGGGATTGCGGTCGTGGTGCGCGTGGGGCCGTGAGATGTGAAAGTGGGGAGGCCTGTCCGCGCTCTCATGTCGTCACCGGGCTTGTCCCGGTGATCCCGATCGTCTGAAGCGCGAGCCTCACTTATCGGGATGGCCGGCACAAGGCCGGCCATGACGTGTTGGGGCATTCACGACGTGAACGCTATCCCGCCAGGAAGCCCGCCAGCGCTCGCGGGTCCACGTTGCCGCCGCTGATGATGATGCCGACGCGCTTGTCCTTGCAGGGCACCATGCCGTGAAGGGCGGCCGCGGCCGCTAGACAGCCGGTGGGCTCGACCACGATCTTCATGCGCTCGACGAAGAAGCGCATGGTGTCCACGAGCTGCGCGTCCGACACGGTGAGGATGTCCTCGGCGAGGGCGCGCATGATGGGGAACGTCTTGTTGCCCACATAGGTCGTCTGTGCGCCGTCGGCGATGGTGGCGGGCACCGGGATCCGGACGATGGAGCCTGTGCGGAAGGATTGCTGCGCATCGTTGCCGGCCTCCGGCTCAACACCGTAGATTCGGCAATCGGGCGAGAGCGCCTTGGAGGCGAGCGCCGAGCCCGCGAGCAATCCGCCACCGCCGACGCAGACGAGGAGCATGTCCAGGGGGCCGACCTCCTCGATCAGTTCCTTGGTCGCGGTGCCCTGGCCGGCGATCACGTCCTCATGGTCGTAAGGCGGGATGAGGGTCAGGCCGCGCTCCTGCGACAGCTTGCGCCCGATGGCCTCGCGATCTTCCTTGTAACGGTCGTAGAGCACGACCTCGCCGCCGTAGCCCTTGGTGGCGGCAACCTTCATGGCCGGTGCATCCTGCGGCATGATGATGACGGTCGGCACCCCCTGCAGCTGCCCGGCATAGGCAATGGCCTGGGCATGGTTGCCGGAGGAGAACGCCACGACGCCGCGCTTCCGCGCATCGGGGGACAGGCGCGCGATGGCATTGTACGCGCCGCGAAACTTGAAGGCGCCGCCACGCTGGAAATTTTCCGCCTTGAAGAACAGCCTGCCGCCCGTGCGCTCGTCAGCCGTGCGGGACGTGAGGACCGGTGTCCGGTGGGCCGCCCCGTCGATGCGCTGCGCGGCTGCGACAACGTCCTCATACGTCGGCAGGCTCACCGTGGCGGGGGATGCGGGCTCGGAATTCTGCGGGGTCTGCACGCTCATCGATCTCTCACATTTCAGGCGAAGCTTCCGAAGGCAGAGCTTCACTGCTCCTCATATCAACTTTGGGCAATCCTTGTCACCATTGAGGTTTCCTCGGCAGAAAGAGGTCTTTGGGGCTAAGGTCCGGCCAATGTTCCTCACCTGCGGAACAGCCCGTCCATTCCGGCCGTTCATGCTTATCACGGCATGATAGGAGGCCTTCCATGGAACTGTGGCAGATGGTGGTGGCGGATCACGCCAATATCGAGGAGCTCTGCCGCGAGGTGCTGCGCGCCACGGGCAGCGGTCCGAACAGCCGCGCCGAACTCTTCGCCGACCTGCGGGACGAGTTGGAGCGGCACTTCGCAGCGCAGCAGAACGTGCTTTATCCGGCCCTGTCCACCCATGATCGCACGGCCAGCTATCTGGCCGATCTCGAGAGCAAGCAGGAGGAGATCCTGCGCGAGCTCGACCGGCTTGCCGCACGCCCCGACAAGAACAGCTCTGATTGGGCATCGGACTTCAAGGAACTGACCGCATCGACCCGGCATGCTTTCACGCTTGAGGAAAACGGCGTGATGATCGTCGCCCGCGGGGCCTTCTCGCCGGACGAGCTTAAGCATCTGTGGCGGCGGTACGAGCGTGAGCGTATCGCGTCCTATGAGGCGGAGCGCTGGCACATGCCGCAATCGATGATGCCGAGCCGATACGGGCTCCCGACCGGAACAGTGTTCGGCGTACTCGCGGGACTTGCTGCCGTCGGAGCCGGCGCGCTCCTGTGGAACATGACCCGGTCCAGCCGCGCCGGCTCGCGACAGAATAGGCCGCTGCATGCGGCCCCCCGGCGCCCCCAGCCTCCATTCCCGCTTGATCGTGGGGTCATCGATCGCAGCCTGGAAGGGTCTCGGCACGGTGGAATGGGACAGCAATCCTCCGGAGCCCGAACCTACCGGGCGGCAGGTTCGTCGTCGGCCCCCAGTGCCGGCACCAATGCGGGTGCCGCTTCGAGCGGCCCAGCAAGACCTGCCACAGCAGACGACGCGCTGCTTCACGGAGCAGGGGGCGGTGCAGCTCCTGCGGCGGGCGGAAGCCCCTCGGACGATAGCTCGTTCTCTTCGGCCCATCCGCCCCATGCGCCCTCGGGCCTCTCGACACCCTTGCAGCCGGGCGGAACGCTTCCCTCAAGCGGCCCGGCCGCCTCTGCGGGTTCCATCGGCGCCGG
This region of Microvirga mediterraneensis genomic DNA includes:
- the mprF gene encoding bifunctional lysylphosphatidylglycerol flippase/synthetase MprF, with the translated sequence MPTNALRADHASPAAEAQQAPISPSLVAVPSSPRRHALLRWGTPVAALAGCAGLSALLFKLLSGLDVSAVAASALGTPSPLIGLSLLCAAISYIALVGYDLFGVRAATAKPVPLKTIALGSFTSYAIGHTLGFPLVTAGAVRWRIYGGAGLTLAEVAKLTAVAAMTLWVGMAGVIGLSAASEPQALAALDYLPAGLNQGLGAALLAVLAAYWAWSRKGGREIGRGDIRIRLPGGSSALVQIALGLTDICAAAAALWVLLPGDVGIGFPIFAAVFAGAILLAVVSHVPAGLGAFEAAILLAFPQAPTAGLVSAILVWRLTYTLIPFLLAIALFAVHEIRRSDAPFSQAARRVRRFVLPFVPAALATLTFIGGLVLLTSGALPNDYSRVRALRLLVPLPFAEVSHLVGSVVGVMLLILSRGLMRRLSSAWTLSVVLIGAGIVVSLAKGFDWEEALVLCAVLALLLTHRSAFYRKAGIFAEPLEPRWLVAIALIVGCSLWLGFTAFHDVDYSHDLWWQFNWHDDASRFLRSSLGAIIIGAALSLYAMIHRQPGICRVDPVTANVITPALAHAERADAHLALLEDKRFLFHESGEAFLMYAVRGKSWIAMGDPIGKPEHAADLMWQFLEEVDRHAGWPVFYQVSPTHLPLYLDGGLSLVKLGEEAHVDLEAFTTEGKAGKDWRAALNRAKRESLEFAILPAAEVPSHLTELKGVSDAWLAERGAGEKGFSIGFWSERYLSHFDVAVIRREGRIVAFANIWYGQPGGEITVDLMRYLPDVSGIMDLLFVSLMQEGKARGYRWFNLGMAPLSGLSDHRLAPNWHKIAAFVARNGERFYGFKGLRAYKEKFGPVWEPRYLASPGGWALPQILLDVTNLISGTQARTFSKGARS
- a CDS encoding DUF7696 family protein, which produces MTYSRDTEVTSELTGQTVSTWSEEWRIETEARTVLKMSKQERDVFFNGRKDENGRTVDRGVIGIRGSKAVEDIKAMVERLQEVRSRSK
- the ampC gene encoding class C beta-lactamase — its product is MASTFCALSPALAAGPFQNAQVRQIIDEAVKPIIAQFGLPGMAVAVTVDGQRHFIAYGLASKDPQLPVTRDTLFELGSISKTFTATLATFAEVQGRLKLTDSVSRHMPELKGSAFDKVRLLDLATHTAGGFPLQLPGNVKDRGQLIAYYRAWKPASAPGTRRSYANPSIGLLGIVTARAMDASFTSLAEGLFDDLGMRRTYIDVPAAEMKSYAWGYSRDGKPVRVSGALLADEAYGVKSNAVDMIRFLEVNMGIGTVPERIAKSLHATRIGYFRSGELTQDLIWEQYPYPVALDTFIAGNTMNQKAHPATLIDPPLAPRDDVIVNKTGSTLGFGAYVAFVPGRKIGIVMLANKAYPNEARVQAAHQVLSRLAE
- a CDS encoding Crp/Fnr family transcriptional regulator, with the translated sequence MILPKDTVLYKAGDLISYTYFPHDAIVGLINVMEEGQYVEVASIGREGMFGLISALVSRESFGRYKVQVPGSASRITIEWMQEAIRVRPKLRRLLLSYTEVLLAQTFQAVSCNAVHTVEERCCNWILNARDRIDEDVLPLTHADLAELLGVQRSTISTVLRAFQRQGLIAQQRGGIVIADRSGLEGISCECYDRTRRVYRRLLPRSYPPAQSS
- a CDS encoding DUF6894 family protein — translated: MARYYFDVHDGAQLVRDEDGSEFENDDAAVQAAARSATEIGQGRVAKGDFREVVIEVRKARSRNICTVTASMKIEWRSKS
- a CDS encoding ABC transporter ATP-binding protein; its protein translation is MVASLQLTDVGVRYGKQEVLAGVTTPALKGGEVTAVIGPNAAGKSSLFRRIAGLLDGPGSIRIDGAGSLPGPGQVCYMPQDTSVNTVLTVYESVLLARKQGAGRKVTDSDLEEVDRVLHGLQIEPIAFKGLHELSGGQRQLVSLAQVLVRDPRVLLLDEPTSALDLHRQVEVLALIRSLARDRGICVILAIHDLNQVLRVADRVMVIDAGTMVSCGPVDRVITPTLLQNIYKVEGRIEQCSRLCPHVIIDGPLARL
- a CDS encoding FecCD family ABC transporter permease, coding for MPKGRGAYRVLVQRKKLVLLALGLVLVLSVIADLGLGPARYTMREVVLALTGSPEVSLQISVVIWDIRMPVALMAVVVGAALSAAGAQMQTILNNPLASPFTLGISAAASFGASIALVFGVGILPWAIDYVVSINALLMAMAAALFIHFMSQKRGVTVETIVLLGITLVFTFNALLALVQYLASEQALAAVVFWTMGSLTRATWPKLAIATAVLAVSLPLFIRRAWALTALRLGDDKAASFGVNVRRLRLETMMIISLLAAVPVAFVGTIGFIGLVGPHIARMLVGEDQRYFLPASVLSGAAILSLTSVISKSIVPGTIFPIGIITALVGVPFLFSLIMSSRRRSW
- a CDS encoding ABC transporter substrate-binding protein, coding for MQFSQLALGAVLALVGFLPVPSHAADKITVTDIAGRQVQVNAPVEKVILGEGRQMYFVATLDTDHPFKRVVGWRDDLQKADLDGYKDYLAKYPQIDKIPTFGGFKEGTFDVEQAVSLKPDVILLNIEAKTATDDAKLIEKLARIDIPVVFVDFREKPFENTDASMRIIGKLFGKETRAEEFIAFRKAQIDLVTERLAKANPPRPVVMVERAAGYSDDCCMSFGNENFGKFVEVAGGQNLAAKIIPGTFGVVNPEQIIAANPDQVIVTGSNWELYVPGGAWVGVGSGADKAKARDKLAALMKRPAYTGVKAVRDHQVHAIWHQFYNSPYQFIAIQAMAKWLHPDLFRDVDPEATMKTLYERFLPVPYKTGYWVSLADKE